The genomic interval tgcAGTTTATTTCACctaattactttattttttatttcaatgtatTTAATCTTGATTTTTTTCCACTTTAAACAATACAAATcacaacataattaaaaaaaagtaatgaacTTCACAAAtaatatactttaaaaaaacCCAAACCTTAAAGTTTGACTTTCATAAAACTCACAACCTTCCCTAAAATGTAAAAAGTCAATAATTAAAACAACCAACCAACTCtcctattttttatttcttaacaatatgaaattttattaaaaaagaatactttaaataaaattgtacgTGGTTTGTACAACTTTagtgtaaaataatataaatgaagTCATGTATGAGTGACACGACttcaattatattatttgacAATAAAGTCACGCAGAACTCGAACAACTTCatttaaatattagtttataatttaattaaagttgTTAGAATGTCATACAACTTCTTTATTGCGAATTTGACAAAATCATATTCATGAAATATGCTTCTCTTAGAATAATCTACTTCAACCGATATGTTATTAGACACAATCTTACCTAACATATAAATCACATTCCAAAAGGTTGTACAATTAAAGGGTGGACAATTAGCTAATTGTGCAAACAATGCACAACTTcactattttaataataataaaatttctatCAAAAACCATGACATCCAAACAAAAATTACACGTGCAAAAACCCCATAATTTATTCAAGATTCATATCCTACTTGTACAAGATTACCCTCACCCTATAGAGACACAAGCcacataaaacaaaaattactaATGTGCAGTAAATCTCTCAAACACAATCTATACTCTAAGGTTAATATGAAACGTGGAAGATTGGAGAAAGAAATTTCTAACTCTAAATTATGTTCCAAATAAGTAAATATATGGGTTCTTTCTGATGAACTGTTGGCGCCAGTTTTACTTTTTGTCACTGTCTACCGAGGTGAAAGGGAGCTGAAAACACCTTTATATGGTGTGACTAGCTGCCACTATTTGGAGTAACTTAATAGTTTCCTAATCACCTCACCCCATAGTGTAAGAAGCTGCTGGCAAGTTGATTACTGTAGTCTTAATCTTTGTCATCATGTTAATACTGTTGGTGATTCCTTGAGAACCAATTCCACTATCCTTCAGTCCCTGCCATAAATCATATTTGCTTGTTTAGAcagaaaaacattaaataaaatgagataatGAAGTAATCAAATCTTATTCAGAATGTCTGTGATAGGCCATTGAACCCCAAACAAATAGTTACTGTTTTACACCAGCAAATAGGCCAAGGTGAAAGGTTTGTTTGGCCCTAATGGTATATCAATGTGTATCAAAATGTTTTGCACTTAAGGTATATATAAATCTTTTTGCATGTTATTGTCAGGGTATATAAATTTAAGTCATCAATTCATGAGGGTGTGTGTGGAAATAAAGGAGgaagtttttctttcttttttattggtAGAAACCTTTGAATTTGTTTCCTGAATAAAGGAATTCTGCAACTAGTATTACAACCTACACAAATTTTATGGCAACTTGGCAAATGTAGAACAATATTTCACCTGAAAAGGAAAGTGATCAGGTCCACGTGACGGTGCTGAGTTAATTTGAACTGTTCCTGTCTCCATTGCATCACTTATCAGCATTGCTTTGTTAATGTCTCTTGTGAAGACACATCCCTGCATTATACATaggattaaattaaaaaaacaagaaaacttTTCTGCCTTGGAATAGATAAAATGGCATCTTGATTTTTTACTGAGACCCCACTCAAGATTATGCTCTGTCACTCATGTGATCATGAATATGATGAAAACAAATTTAGAGAAACATAAAATGAAACCATTGTTTAAATGATTTTGACATTTGAATGTATGCATTCATATTGATGAACTGTACTATACCTGAAGGCCAAAATTGCTGGCATTACAGTGGTTGATTCCCTCATCAACAGATTTTATTCTGATAACTGGCAACACTGGTCCAAATGGCTCCTCCCATGCTATCCTCATATCAGGACGAACATTATCCAACAGCAATGGCCAAATGAGATTTCCTTCCCTTTTGTATTCCTGGCAGAATGTTGCTCCTTTCTCCTTAGCATCCTTTACCAATCCTTCAATGAAGTTAGCAGAGGATTCTGTGACAACTGGTGTTATATCACTGTCCTTCTCAGGTGGTCCAACAGTTAACTTGGCAACTTTATCATTGATTTTCTTAACAAGAGTGTTGGCAACCGATTCTATGACCAAAACAACCTTTACAGCTGTGCATCTTTGACCACTGCCATAGAATTTTTCACagcatttgtattgatttagGAGTATTGTTGTCAAGGGAATCAATGCAACCACAGTGAGAAAATTGTATTGCATAAATGAATCATTCACATACTGAAGTTTTAAACTTAGGAATATGTGAAAGTTCCACATTAATCATGAAATTCTTCAAAGATGTCTTTGGTGGATTTTGTTGCATGAACTGTTTCCTTCTTTACATTGTtccataaaataaattaagtgaATGATTTACCTTTTGGAGGGaagagaaacaaataaaaaagacaaGATCACATGTCTCCTTCCCatgtctttatttattttatccttctaattaatactttttctctttctcaaatATACTCTTTCTTAATACTGCATCcattttcaaataaacaaaATTCACAATAAAGAGATAGATTATATTTGCTTTAAATTTTGCtacttttctaatatttttattaaatatatgagaACAGAAGTATCACACTCTTGGTGGTGCAGGTATAAAGGATAAAGGTATTAAATAGAGATATTTTAgtcaaaatataataacattttacttctattaaatatttctttatctacGAATGTTAACCTTAAAAATCTAAACATATGGAAAGGAGGTAATACAAATTTCCATTGGCAAATCCAGGTCCATATGTTAAAGGACAAATGAAGAAAAATTGGAAGTTTCTCCTGTAACAAATTTTGAAGTCTATTGTTACCTGTAGGAGAAGCCTCCTTTCACCATGTTAGCAGCTGCCAAATCCAAGTCAGCATCTTCAAGAACAATGCATGCATCTTTTCCACCCAGCTCCATTTGAAGAGGAATCATGCCAGCCTTCTTTGATATTGCTATTCCAGTGTCTCCACCAGTAAAACTGAGAATTAATGTGAATTATTAGGTGGGGAAGCTCCCAGTTAAAATGCAATGACGAAACACCTCTCAACTAACCAAAAAACTACCACTCACtattttatcttcataattTGGTACAACATAACTCGAGTTTTTCATGTTATTATCTGTTTTTGCAGCTACATGCCAGCATACAAAAGATGAGACATGATGTATTTATCTACCTTGAACATCTTGTTGGAAGTTGGAGCTACATTTGCAAATTAGGAATCACATGAATTATTACATACAAAACAATAACCATTGTAGTGTAGTGAAGGACAACAATTACAATATGGTAAAAGAAGTGCATATTACCTTATGCAGTTCACCCCCGAATGCATTGTAAGAAAGTCACCAATCTCAGAACCCTTTCCTGTGACACAGCTAATAAGATCTTTGGGGAAACCAGCCAAATGAAAGCAATGCACCATATGTAGTGCAGCGACAGCACCCTGTAAGGATTAAGAGCTAAGCAAGTTCTGTGACTCataaaacattcaaaatatTGGAAACCCTTTGAGATTTTATCTGAATTAAATAATAGTAACACTAACTACTAATAACTAATAAGTGTATGCTCTATAAATAGTTGCATACCTGAGTGGGGGGTTTAAGCACAATGGAGTTTCCAGCAATAAGCGCTGGAGCAATCTTTGAAACAGCCAGATTAACAGGATAGTTAAAAGGTGGAATGGCTAAAACAACTCCAAGTGGAATCTGCACATAGAAATATCACAAAATAATGCATCATTTACAGTGACAAGCACAAACATAGAGACCAGGATATTGTTGAGATCTCACTTGGGTTTATAAGGTTTGGATAATCCTCAGCTCATGAACCAGAGATATGTTCAATATAGTTCTTATGGGTTTTGTAAAAAGTTTATAAGTCTAATTTAAGATGGTATTAAAGTTTATCTCATCACCTCTAACTGTACAGTGAAATGTGATTCATTACTTCTAGGTGAAAAAATAGTAAGATTTTATGTGAGAGAAAAAGTAACCATAGTTAATGGTTGGTCTTAGAGCCACCATCTCTCAAAGTGAAAGGTCAAAATACCTTGGAAGAAAGACAGCATTTGGTTCTATCATTGCCTGGAAAACTATCAGAGACCAGAAGTTTTCCTTCCCCAAGAATTCTCACTCCTTCCTCAGCACAATATGAGATTAAATCCCCTGATCTGACCACCTACGTAAAAACAAAGCATTTAAAAGGAAAGTGAAAGCCAAAACCAAAAGGGACGAATCTCATAAACGTTCTACATAAACCTCTATATTCCAATCAAAATTCCTAAGTGTTACGTGCATAATATTTGAATGCTAAAAGTTAAAATACGAAAGAGAAAAGGAGGGGGAGAAAAAGGTCTTGAATTTGATAAACATTACACTAGGCGAATGAATTTTTCAAATTGAACTTGTACTTACTTCACTGACAGCATCCTTAGCTGGCTTTGCAATCTCCTTAACAAGACACTCAGCAATAGGTGCTTTGTGTTCCTTCAGTATTGCTGCAGCCTTGTGAAGCAACTCTGCTCTTTTCCACAGTGGAGTCTTGGCCCATGATTTTTGAGCTGTTTTTGCTGATTCCATGACCCTATTAACCTCTTCCTGGGTACAAGCTGTTTGAGATTCAGTTAAAGAGAATCAATATCCCAAATTTACCACTTACAACGCCTAAAAACAAAACTGAAAAAAGACACAACCATCATGCTATATTAATCACGAATTCCAACAACAATAACATGAAAAACTAAATGATCATATAGGTGTATTGTTAATTCTCCTCCAATCCAAGTACTGGGTCAGAAACCAACAACTCAATTGGTATAGACATGGTTTTGATATTGTGGTAGCAATACCTTGGACCTTGAACTGGGTCTTCCTAGTGGAGGGATTGATGATGGGAACGGATTTCCCAGAAGAGGACTTGTTCCAGTGTCCTTGTGCATAGTACTTGAAGACATCACCATCTATGATCTCTCCAAAGGTACCAGTACCAGCCATCTTGAACAATTGATTCTATATGACTTAGATTTCAACTTTGGGTTgcatatgtatatatttatattgatattGATGTTGTGGTTGGAACTGGGGTGAATTGAGACAGAGTCAAGGAACAGCTACAAATCCAGCTACAAATGCTGCTAACATTTTGTGCCAAGTCTAGTTTAGTCCTTGACCGATCAGTGTGCTTTTCATGcagtttttaaaatgaaaattttgaatcATTGTTAGATTACTAATTTTGTACATTAAATATAGGACATGCTACTATTGTGGATGATGATGATCATATTCATAGATATCACTACAAGAACTCGTGTTCAAGGTGTCAGGTGCTATACACAAACTATAATTCTTTATTTagtgtttttaattataattgaaatttaaatatCTAAATACTTTTCTGAATATTGTTAGCTATAAATAGGGAATATTAAGTTAAAATtccattaaatattatataataatacttTGAGTAAATTATTGCataaactcttttttttaatttagaattaCTTTCCTTGCAGAACAACCTGCtgtaacttttttaaaaaaaaataattagagaGTGTCAGTGCAATGATTTTGTAACAAGGGTTAGTATTTTGATAGAATAAAAGTATGGAGTTCTTTTCAATCTCATGACACCTGTAAGATATACCAACATAATTTACTTTAATAGTCTTTATCTAATAAACTAGTATTTTTCATATCTCACATAACCAAAATATATCTTAAGGAAAATTTGCTTAGCCAAATAAACTGagtgaataaaattattaatatgtaaCAAAAAGTTAAGCTAGCAAAAAACATGAAAATCCAAGACTTTACCTACCAAAATAAGAGCAATCAAAGAATAAATGGTGCTTAGTCTCCTCAGCTGCATTACATAGATTGCACATACAACAAGAATTAGCACCTAAAAACAAAAGTCATAGTTGAAAGAACATTAGAAGAATAAATCAACTTACCCAAGAGAGCTTTGTAACTATTTCAACTGTTTGGAGTATTTGGAATATGAAAAACAATAAGTTTTAACAATGAAGTCCAGGTTTTTGTGCTACAAAGAAAATGTATGTGAAACATGTATGGATCAAACAAACTGGTCTTTTACAAATGACTTTGAAGAGGAGGTGGGAACAAGAACTTTTTTTGAGTTATAGTTAGCTGATgcatttatgtttttatattgGGTAATAACCAAAAACAGCTAGGGACTTTATATATCTATATAGACTCTTTGTTGGTTTTTTTTCATGAGTTTGGGTTTTTTCAAtttgaggtttttttttttatatgtaaggcCTGTGTTGGACTTATATGTTATAATAGTCATAAAAGAAgatatattcataaaaaaactgaaaatacATCAATTATGTTTTTCTAAACATCAACAATCTTTGCACTCAAACTCAATCCACCATGAGGATGAAATATACAAAATTTGaagatttcattaaaaaaaatcattaaataataattaattttggagacaaaaaataattaattactatactGATTAAGTTAgacactattttataaactaaaaaaatttggtatataaagtagtttttattagtaatatatataaatttgttagaatctaaagtaattagtaaaaaatgttacatactaatttaaaaattattttataaatttttatcaataataaaaactattttagatacaatactgttagagatcccacattgactagagattagaacctttcataatatataagtgagtgtaaacCTTATCTCATTGAGTtggttttatggagttgagttaacATGATACTTTGAACATGGAATATATTATAATCCACATGAATATGTTAACATGGAAGTTCAGAgactaaaatcaattttaaatttattttttatataaaataatttttttatataaagtatataaatttgtatatatattttaaatctcctttttatatttttgtttcattttatttgaaaaatcattttttattccacaattttgtattttctctctctctctcaaataTCCATCTTTCTTATTTCACacttgattttaaaatttatgcaattatacaaaataaaaaataaagtactaAAATAgtgtaattataaataaatcttaaatagAGTGTATTAAAATTGTGTAATCGTGCATAAatgcaaaaatattaaaatagaataCTAAATAACAATTACGTGATTGATTATGTGAAATTGgtagttttgaaattttaagttataaaaataaacaacaaaacATAAATCTCACGTTTGTACCCTGAAAACAATTTAATTAGATAAATTGAGGTTTGTGTTTTCTGAAATACAATGGAATCAtattaataaatgaataaaagatGTAGTTGAGATTGTGATGAGAggaaaaatactttaaaaatttGAGAGAACTTATTAAATATCGAATGAgtttaaagttgaaaaaaatgaaattttttgaagcaaaataaagatttttcaaatgaataacaagatatgatatgataataaatcaaaataaattcaaataataatgaATTCATTTTTCATCCTTTGTATTAGTcataaataaatgtaatatgaaacattcttaaatataaaattatttaaaatcccttgtttagaatctttggaTTCCCatatataaaacattttgtGTTCATTATGGTTCATGAAATGCAAACATTTACACTCATACGAAAGATGGTGAAAAAAAATGGATTCTAACCATTTGTACTCTTTCAGAAATAACATTGTAGAAGCAAATTTAACAAACGAATAACCATTGTATTATTAATAGACTATAATTTGTAAATCAAACTACATAAAAATGGCATCAGAAGATGCTTGTACATTCAAGAACATGCAATCTGAGATGAAACAGGAGTGAATGCAAATTGTTTATCAGAAGCATAATTGAATTGGATAGGATCTGTGTAGACAGCTTGACCACCATTAACAAGACAGCCACTGGGTGAGATCCTCAAAATTGAAGGGTCTATTTTTTCAACAGATTTAAATCCTTTGCAGTTCAAGATCAAGTTCAATTGAACACATGCACAATTGTTGGTGATTTTCACTGCAAATTGTGGCTTTCCCTGTACTTTAACTCCAGTTTCAGTTTGGGTTATAGAGATATTCTTCAAAGAGCATGAACCTGACACCATGATCCATGGAACACTTTAGcaatccaaattttcaaaacaaaattgtaTTATACAGTGAGAGAAGAGTTTACCATGACATATGATGGGAAGGAAGAAAATGACACCAAGAATCGTGATGATTGAACAAGCCATTGTAGAGAAACTGATGCAAGCTTTGATATTTGAAATTTGTTTTGATTATGTTTAACACTAATATGCTGCATTATTTATAGATGACAAATTACATTGTTATGCAGTATAGaattaaagcataatcaattaaaaaatgaaagttttgattattttttggTCAGCGTGAACATTTTGATGATTATGGAAAGTAATCACTAGTATTTATGTTAATTAATGAAATCAATCACAATGTTAATTGattcttttaaagaaaaatatttatattgataGATCATTCATAGAAAACATTATTCTCATCACTTTAAACCCTGAATTAGTGTAAAAAAAGAACACCGTGTGGCTATTgaaattttaatcaaattaatatttgaatcacttattttttttagtaatttattgtgccaaataattattcaaatagAAAGATTTGATGCAGATATTAAAAATTCAGTTCCATTTCAAAATTGATTTCattttactttttgtttttctatttaaaaataaaggaaagagaattgataattttgaatatttaaaaaataactatttacaaaaacatatattttgagcaataattattttgaaaagtatgtaaataaaaaacttctaaattttgaaataatttatttttcaaattttgatttgaaaattTCATAGAGGaaaggaaatatttttttaaaaaatagtgaaaATGTTCTATATAGTTTAAATTATTGGTTtgtgaataataaatataataattaaaatacttataaatgtaaaattgaaaattgacttagaatgttttttaatattgaatttatttttacatcttttacttttacttaatatgtattttatttatatataaatagttaactaatattatctaatttttaaAGTTTGTATCATTCAAGTACCACAAGTAGATATAACTTTATTCATGACTAACATTTTTGGgtaattttattgaatatttacACTAGTGACTAATAGGCCCTACAAccaaatttaaataagttacaTTCTCCATTATTAGGAGATCAAACTAACTACCCATACAAAGCTCCCTCAGCCTTAAGTCAAGTAGTGGAGGCGAAAAAGGTTTATTCAACAAAAATCAAGAAATAAAGTACATGTAAGTTGTGTCTTA from Phaseolus vulgaris cultivar G19833 chromosome 1, P. vulgaris v2.0, whole genome shotgun sequence carries:
- the LOC137816739 gene encoding NADP-dependent glyceraldehyde-3-phosphate dehydrogenase-like, with product MAGTGTFGEIIDGDVFKYYAQGHWNKSSSGKSVPIINPSTRKTQFKVQACTQEEVNRVMESAKTAQKSWAKTPLWKRAELLHKAAAILKEHKAPIAECLVKEIAKPAKDAVSEVVRSGDLISYCAEEGVRILGEGKLLVSDSFPGNDRTKCCLSSKIPLGVVLAIPPFNYPVNLAVSKIAPALIAGNSIVLKPPTQGAVAALHMVHCFHLAGFPKDLISCVTGKGSEIGDFLTMHSGVNCISFTGGDTGIAISKKAGMIPLQMELGGKDACIVLEDADLDLAAANMVKGGFSYSGQRCTAVKVVLVIESVANTLVKKINDKVAKLTVGPPEKDSDITPVVTESSANFIEGLVKDAKEKGATFCQEYKREGNLIWPLLLDNVRPDMRIAWEEPFGPVLPVIRIKSVDEGINHCNASNFGLQGCVFTRDINKAMLISDAMETGTVQINSAPSRGPDHFPFQGLKDSGIGSQGITNSINMMTKIKTTVINLPAASYTMG